The Lachnospiraceae bacterium KM106-2 nucleotide sequence ATTCTATTATCGTAACGATCACTCCAGATAAAATCATTTGCATGATCAACGGAGGATTTTTCTCCCCCTCATCGAGCAATCCTATCAGCCAGAAACTTAAGCCCCCTGCAATGAACATAGAGATATGAGAACTACCTTTATAAAGAATTTCGATTAAACCATAAGCAAACCCACCAAATATAAATAAAAAGATATTTTGCATCATAAAAATACCTCCATTGATTTATAATGTAAGTATGACCTGATTTAACGTTTTCTTGTTAGGTGGATTATAGGTAACATATGAATTACTTTCCTCTTAATCCATAAAGCAGCCTTAATTATTTTTGTTTACGTAAAAAAATACCATGTCGATTAACGACATGGTATTTTTCTTATATTATGACAATACTGTCAATTATAATTGATTTTGAATAACTTTTGTTGGACACTTAGCAGCACATTTACCACAATGAGTACATTTACTTTGATCGATATAAGCTAAGTTATTTTCAACTTTAACCGCATCAAATTCACATTGTCTAGTACACATACCACAACCGATACATCCTGCTTCACAAACAGCTTTCACGTCTTTACCTTTTTCTAAAGAGCTACAACGTACGATTTGTGTTGCTTTTTCCGGAATAAATTCAATTAAGTGTTTTGGACAGATTGCGACACATTTACCACAAGCTTTACATTTTTCTTTATCAACTTTTGCAATACCTTCAACGATATGAATCGCATCAAAAGGACATGCTTTTACACAGCTTCCAAGACCAAGACATCCGTAAGAACATCCTTTATCACCTTGA carries:
- a CDS encoding predicted membrane protein → MMQNIFLFIFGGFAYGLIEILYKGSSHISMFIAGGLSFWLIGLLDEGEKNPPLIMQMILSGVIVTIIEFVTGIVVNLRMGLNVWNYVDIPFNIAGQVCLIFSIIWAFLSVLAIVADDYIRYWLFGRKKPEFHFF
- a CDS encoding electron transport complex protein RnfB — its product is MNITALILTAVVVSVTGLLIGLLLGVAAKKFEVEVDEREVLVREELPGNNCGGCGYAGCDGLAKAIAKGEAPVSGCPVGGDVVAAKIGEIMGVSADAGEKQVAFVKCAGTCEKANSKFNYYGVQDCNQAVMIPGQGDKGCSYGCLGLGSCVKACPFDAIHIVEGIAKVDKEKCKACGKCVAICPKHLIEFIPEKATQIVRCSSLEKGKDVKAVCEAGCIGCGMCTRQCEFDAVKVENNLAYIDQSKCTHCGKCAAKCPTKVIQNQL